The Oncorhynchus masou masou isolate Uvic2021 chromosome 13, UVic_Omas_1.1, whole genome shotgun sequence genomic interval GATCTAGCAAGCTAAGCTATCCAACTAGGATCCATTATGGGTCTGTCTGCCCATGACACGATCATCTCTTAATCAGCTTAGCTAGGTGACTGTCTGACCACTAAGCTACTGTATTTATCGTTGTTGTTGTTAGCTAGCTTAATGCACACCAATAGTTGCCTATGGGTGTCCTACTAGTtactgtagctggctagctagctaaatcacTGATTCAAACAAACGTACCCATAACTTGGACCCTACAGATGGCGCATGTATCGCACTCCACATCCCAGCTCCACATTGCCACAGCATTCCATTTCTTGAGAGAAAACATCTTGTCACTGCTCGATTTTGACCCCGAATTAGAGCTGTGAGAGTGTATTAAACCCGGCTCTTCACCGTCTTCCATCTCTGCCATAGAATAATCTagataaaggtaaaacaaaatggACGAAATAAGCAGGCTTGCTAGTCTGTGGAGCAAACAAACAAACCAGGAGGCGCTCATGCGCTAAAACACCTGCAGTACTAACAAACGAACACATGGCGGAGACAAAGATTAAAAGGTAGGCTACTACgaatgaaggaaaaatacttcaCTGTAGGTCTCAAGAAGCTAAGAAAAGGTAACGGATGCTCGTATTGTGTATTGTGCACCCTTCTGTTCTGGTtattttgctgtgtgtgtgtgtgtgtgtgtgttttttttaaatatactgtATGGCTACTGTTGCTCAGTTGTACTTTTTCAATTAATTGAGTAAAAAACAAACACTTGAAATGCCTATTATACTAATAATGGCACTAAACGTTTACACAACTCAGCTCATTCCAAACATTTGCCACTACATAGATGTAACCATATCTAaacaatacagtgccttcagaaagtattcacaccccttgccttttttcatgttgtttttttacaaagtgggattcaaatcgATTTAAATGTCattttgtcaatgatctacacaaataACTCGATGGCAAAGTGGAATAATTGTAACATctgtaaaaaacacacacatcttGATTAGATCAGTAttaacccctgagtcaatacagtaccagtcaaaagtttggaaacacctattcagtcaagggtttctctttattttactattttctacattgtagaataatagtgaagacatcaaaactatggaaacacatggaatcatttagtaactaaaaaaaaagtgttaaaacaaatcaaaatatatttgagattcttcaaagtagccaccctttgccttgatgacagctctgcacactcttggtattatTCATACACTCAGCTCTGTTTTGATCTCAGTGtgatccttctctccctcttatgTGAAATCTTTGAAATGGTAGCAAATATGTTGGTGCTTATTCGAGGGGTGACAGACTTTTAAAGGAGGCAGTTTAGTTCAGCAAAGCCAGGGCATAATACAACACACTATGAGAACTCAGGCTGGCTAACTGGAGAAACCTATCTAAAGTTTACACTCTGAAGAGTCTCCACCCAAAGCACGCTCTCAGTATTTACAATATTGTTGCTGGAGTACAAAAGCCAGTCCACTCCATCTTGCCATCATCAGCCAGCCAGCTGTAGCCTTACCTTCTTTCCTCTCTTTAAGAGCATTTAGAAGCAGTTCCCTCCAATATCTC includes:
- the LOC135552764 gene encoding RING-box protein 2-like, which produces MAEMEDGEEPGLIHSHSSNSGSKSSSDKMFSLKKWNAVAMWSWDVECDTCAICRVQVMDACLRCQAENKQEDCVVVWGECNHSFHNCCMSLWVKQNNRCPLCQQDWVVQRIGK